The following are from one region of the Cyanobium gracile PCC 6307 genome:
- a CDS encoding carbohydrate porin, translating into MAGAPPSPPQVSGHPPALALALLLLAATGSGNAEPLPAGPMAEPTPPLVPPVAPPPEPALVQLEPGWGTLQQTLGLPAWVDLDLEILAEPMVNPVGGLVREASWIQQTTLALTLRAPAGEAAGGEGKRWAMHLAVAGYNGDPSYAQRVGAALPLQEVANPVGFWLTRASLERRSADGRWSLEAGLVGMAPDLFSAPVEGFYVHDALNGAPVLFTIPNFPVFPVAAPGALLVLRPTPATTLRLASFNLAATDEVAKLLGTASGLPPGRGWTHQLQWSYAAPWLNRRLGEPIAACRDGGGLSPRGRSCGQPVSVERQLPGGLLQLAAYAGTGPNRGLYGSATVPVSLPWGLDHRLWAATAAGFDTAVNPTPSYIGGGLVSQGVLPGRPLDLLILGVARTGFSPISQPGLSHEGVVELGYQLRFNQSFNLQPSLQWILNPGGAGRVPGLFAAGVQLGFSF; encoded by the coding sequence ATGGCTGGAGCGCCCCCGTCCCCACCGCAGGTCTCCGGCCACCCCCCGGCGCTGGCGCTGGCGTTGCTGCTGCTGGCCGCCACCGGATCCGGCAACGCCGAACCGCTCCCCGCCGGGCCCATGGCTGAACCAACGCCACCGCTGGTGCCACCGGTGGCGCCCCCACCGGAGCCGGCCCTGGTCCAGCTGGAGCCGGGTTGGGGCACCCTCCAGCAGACGCTGGGTCTGCCGGCCTGGGTGGATCTGGACCTGGAGATTCTGGCCGAACCGATGGTCAATCCCGTCGGCGGCCTGGTGAGGGAGGCGAGCTGGATCCAGCAGACCACCCTGGCCCTCACCCTGCGAGCCCCCGCCGGGGAGGCCGCTGGAGGGGAAGGGAAGCGATGGGCGATGCATCTGGCCGTCGCCGGCTACAACGGCGATCCCAGCTACGCCCAGCGGGTGGGGGCGGCGCTGCCCCTGCAGGAGGTGGCCAACCCGGTGGGGTTCTGGCTCACCCGCGCCAGCCTGGAGCGCCGCTCCGCCGACGGCCGCTGGAGCCTGGAGGCGGGGCTGGTGGGCATGGCCCCCGACCTGTTCAGCGCCCCGGTCGAAGGCTTCTACGTCCACGACGCCCTCAACGGGGCGCCGGTGCTGTTCACGATCCCGAACTTCCCCGTCTTTCCGGTGGCAGCGCCGGGGGCCCTGCTGGTGCTGCGGCCGACCCCGGCCACCACCCTGCGGTTGGCCAGCTTCAACCTGGCCGCCACCGACGAGGTCGCCAAGCTCCTGGGAACCGCCAGCGGCCTTCCCCCCGGCCGAGGCTGGACCCATCAGCTGCAGTGGAGCTATGCGGCCCCCTGGCTCAACCGCCGGCTGGGGGAGCCGATCGCCGCCTGCCGCGACGGTGGCGGCCTCAGCCCCCGGGGGCGGAGCTGCGGCCAGCCGGTATCGGTGGAACGGCAGCTGCCTGGCGGACTGCTGCAGCTGGCGGCCTATGCCGGGACCGGACCGAACCGGGGCCTGTACGGCAGCGCCACCGTGCCCGTGTCCCTGCCGTGGGGCCTCGACCACCGGCTCTGGGCCGCCACCGCCGCGGGCTTCGACACCGCCGTCAATCCCACGCCCAGCTACATCGGCGGCGGTCTGGTGAGCCAGGGGGTGCTGCCCGGCCGTCCCCTCGATCTGCTGATCCTCGGCGTGGCCCGCACCGGCTTCAGTCCGATCAGCCAACCCGGTCTGAGCCACGAAGGGGTGGTGGAGCTGGGGTATCAGCTCCGCTTCAACCAATCCTTCAACCTGCAGCCCAGCCTCCAGTGGATCCTCAATCCGGGGGGGGCCGGCCGGGTGCCGGGCCTGTTCGCGGCGGGCGTGCAGCTGGGTTTCAGCTTCTAG
- a CDS encoding chloride channel protein: MTIPPEAIDAADARRDGSLRLGQVVVLLLAAVPLLLLLQPYQWLSALGFRLQQAWPLGGDGGIPGGSLLLVFAGTALLTLLANGPLKGGRGGGLNGVLALQLERVRQGPSRTAALASLDLRRQLARLPLLLLTHGASLTVGLESPSASLGASLLLALRERVAPLRRLPLPVLLATGAAAGLGIAFNSVLLGVTYAIEELCRRRSAALINGTLLITGAGVMLGLATGLWGSTPDAAPAHQAGASLLVGGGVHLVGPALLLTLAAGWLGGMFAAGTAWMAGRWGRWLARPGKAGGSALARPLAGALLAALVISLAAVASGGWSLNDGQLLILRMAYGEDPPGLEILPWRMVASVLSIAIGAPGGVMHDAMSLGALLAGPLIADLPPLERQLLVWTGATALFSGACRTPLFCALFVMQIAGTMALLPWLLSVAALAAPIGRWAWADTWNEVQLERWLEIHEVRQTEGMKAG; encoded by the coding sequence ATGACGATTCCCCCCGAAGCGATCGATGCCGCCGATGCCCGGCGTGACGGAAGCCTGCGCCTGGGGCAGGTGGTGGTCCTGCTCCTGGCCGCAGTGCCGTTGCTGCTGTTGCTGCAGCCCTACCAGTGGCTCTCGGCCCTCGGCTTCCGCCTTCAGCAGGCCTGGCCCCTGGGCGGGGATGGGGGCATCCCAGGCGGCAGCCTGCTGCTGGTGTTCGCCGGCACGGCGCTGCTGACCCTGCTGGCGAACGGCCCCCTGAAAGGCGGCCGGGGCGGCGGACTGAACGGGGTGCTGGCCCTGCAGCTGGAGCGGGTGCGCCAGGGTCCGTCCCGCACGGCGGCGCTCGCCTCCCTGGATCTCAGGCGCCAGCTGGCCCGGCTGCCGCTGCTGCTGCTCACCCATGGCGCCAGCCTGACGGTGGGGCTGGAGTCCCCCTCCGCCTCCCTGGGGGCAAGCCTGCTGCTGGCGCTGCGGGAGAGGGTGGCCCCCCTGAGGCGTCTGCCGCTGCCGGTGCTGCTGGCGACCGGCGCCGCGGCGGGCCTGGGCATCGCCTTCAACTCCGTTCTGCTGGGGGTCACCTACGCCATCGAGGAGCTCTGCCGGCGGCGCTCGGCGGCTCTGATCAACGGCACGCTGCTGATCACGGGAGCGGGCGTCATGCTCGGGCTGGCCACCGGCCTCTGGGGCAGCACCCCGGACGCGGCCCCCGCCCACCAGGCTGGTGCGTCCCTTCTGGTGGGGGGCGGCGTCCACCTGGTGGGCCCCGCTCTGCTGCTGACCCTGGCCGCCGGCTGGCTGGGGGGGATGTTCGCCGCCGGTACGGCCTGGATGGCCGGTCGCTGGGGCCGCTGGCTTGCGCGACCGGGCAAGGCGGGGGGATCGGCCTTGGCCAGGCCCCTGGCGGGGGCCCTGCTGGCCGCCCTGGTCATCAGCCTGGCGGCTGTCGCCAGCGGTGGCTGGAGCCTCAACGACGGCCAGCTGCTGATCCTGCGCATGGCCTACGGCGAGGATCCCCCGGGGCTGGAGATCCTTCCCTGGCGGATGGTGGCTTCGGTGCTGAGCATCGCCATCGGGGCCCCCGGAGGTGTGATGCACGACGCCATGTCACTGGGAGCGCTGCTGGCCGGTCCCCTGATCGCCGACCTGCCGCCCCTGGAACGGCAGCTGCTGGTATGGACCGGGGCGACGGCCCTGTTCAGCGGAGCCTGCCGCACCCCTCTGTTCTGCGCGCTGTTCGTGATGCAGATCGCGGGAACCATGGCGCTGCTGCCCTGGTTGCTGTCGGTGGCCGCTCTGGCGGCACCGATCGGCCGCTGGGCATGGGCAGACACGTGGAACGAGGTGCAGCTGGAACGCTGGCTTGAGATTCACGAAGTCAGGCAGACAGAAGGGATGAAAGCAGGATGA
- a CDS encoding FUSC family protein codes for MLIRRSELRLALTAGLLNGLGALAPLGYGFYAPMAVLVVCTGTYGGSIGLGRQRLLGSVVGGVVLVVTFTGLSHLPLPLGLSLSLVAMRLVGAALGLEVGYKVGSNIIVMGWLVHDGELGIWVPVRLFWTAAGILVALLCLRLFWPDLAVEGNRQRLRRFLSDLGGALVVQADRLEVPAVPAPPGALVAARRRELETAQGLRRQLVALRQAMPAVADELGNNPTSHATFRLFQLLNGAGSQLVGVVDGLRLLEHTPADRGPLEGLHSAQADLLRAVAGRLEQWRHCLEVPHRHRPAPPATAMTPPARWGNLERSLHDPDLNRFDLTLLQRNASRLMLCGQALRSVEQAEHSWRVLGEGTG; via the coding sequence ATGCTGATCCGCCGCTCCGAGCTGCGCCTGGCCCTGACCGCGGGTCTGTTGAACGGCCTGGGCGCCCTGGCTCCGTTGGGTTACGGCTTCTACGCGCCGATGGCCGTGCTGGTCGTCTGCACCGGCACCTACGGGGGCTCCATCGGCCTGGGCCGCCAGCGCCTGCTGGGGTCGGTGGTGGGGGGGGTGGTGCTGGTGGTCACCTTCACCGGCCTCAGCCACCTGCCCCTGCCCCTGGGCCTGAGCCTGTCCCTGGTCGCGATGCGGCTGGTGGGGGCGGCGCTGGGGCTGGAGGTGGGGTACAAGGTGGGCAGCAACATCATCGTGATGGGCTGGCTGGTCCACGACGGTGAACTGGGGATCTGGGTCCCGGTGCGACTGTTCTGGACCGCGGCCGGCATCCTGGTGGCCCTGTTGTGCCTGCGGCTCTTCTGGCCCGACCTGGCGGTGGAGGGCAACCGGCAGCGGCTGCGCCGGTTCCTTTCCGATCTCGGCGGGGCCCTCGTCGTCCAGGCCGACCGCCTCGAGGTGCCGGCCGTCCCGGCGCCGCCGGGGGCCCTGGTCGCCGCCCGGCGGCGCGAGCTGGAAACGGCCCAGGGGCTGCGGCGCCAGCTGGTGGCCCTGCGCCAGGCCATGCCGGCGGTGGCCGATGAGCTCGGCAACAACCCCACCAGCCATGCCACGTTTCGGCTCTTCCAGCTCCTCAACGGCGCCGGCTCCCAGCTGGTCGGCGTGGTCGACGGGCTGCGGCTCCTCGAGCACACCCCGGCGGATCGGGGCCCCCTGGAGGGACTGCACAGCGCCCAGGCCGATCTGCTGCGGGCCGTGGCCGGGCGACTGGAGCAATGGCGCCACTGCCTCGAGGTGCCCCACCGTCACCGACCGGCACCCCCGGCCACCGCCATGACCCCCCCGGCCCGCTGGGGGAACCTGGAGCGCTCGCTGCACGATCCGGACCTGAATCGCTTCGATCTGACCCTGCTGCAGCGCAATGCCAGCCGGCTGATGCTCTGCGGCCAGGCCCTGCGCAGCGTCGAGCAGGCGGAGCACAGCTGGCGGGTCCTGGGGGAGGGCACCGGCTGA
- a CDS encoding RNA recognition motif domain-containing protein, whose amino-acid sequence MTIYVGNLSFQAEREDLLDLFGQYGEVRQCSLPLDRETGRKRGFAFIELADDASEQKAIDDLQDVEWMGRMIRVNKATPREGGGGGGGRAGGGGYGGGGGRPGGGGGRSGGGGYGGGGGGGYGGGGGGGYGGGGGGGNRW is encoded by the coding sequence ATGACCATCTACGTCGGCAACCTCTCGTTCCAGGCCGAACGCGAGGACCTTCTCGATCTCTTCGGCCAGTACGGCGAGGTCCGTCAGTGCAGCCTGCCCCTCGACCGTGAGACCGGCCGCAAGCGCGGCTTCGCCTTCATCGAGCTCGCCGACGACGCGTCCGAGCAGAAGGCCATCGACGACCTCCAGGACGTCGAATGGATGGGTCGCATGATCCGTGTCAACAAGGCCACACCCCGTGAGGGTGGCGGTGGCGGCGGTGGTCGCGCCGGCGGTGGCGGCTACGGCGGTGGCGGCGGTCGCCCCGGTGGCGGCGGTGGTCGCTCCGGCGGCGGCGGCTACGGCGGTGGCGGCGGCGGCGGCTACGGCGGTGGCGGCGGTGGTGGATACGGCGGCGGTGGCGGCGGCGGCAATCGCTGGTGA
- a CDS encoding LCP family protein, with protein MLLAVVCGLGAGLLLAGPLAQLISTRATAGGNPALSNPFAAWSGGMDRQDILILGTDVGGGNTDVIATLRIDGKQTSITQIPRDTYIEAESFGPVKINALYNMGGIEAVKREISQRLGRPIQHHLVVNLSLIRQMADVLGGIEVDVPKRMVYVDRSQGLSIDLQPGMQTLRGKDLEGFLRFRHDETGDLGRMDRQQLALKSLFRKLTRPEYLVRLPALMMAARKDIKTDLGPMELGGLITAMGSTQLDTQRLDGRPFYKDGISYWDAVWPAPENDPLEAGNEGQANATNGRHRFLF; from the coding sequence GTGCTGCTCGCGGTGGTCTGCGGCCTTGGGGCGGGCCTGCTGCTGGCCGGGCCCCTGGCCCAGCTGATCTCCACCCGGGCCACCGCCGGGGGAAATCCGGCGCTGAGCAATCCCTTCGCCGCCTGGAGCGGCGGCATGGACCGTCAGGACATCCTGATTCTGGGCACCGACGTGGGCGGTGGTAACACCGATGTGATCGCCACCCTGCGCATCGATGGCAAGCAGACCAGCATCACCCAGATCCCCCGCGACACGTACATCGAGGCCGAGAGTTTCGGTCCGGTCAAGATCAACGCCCTCTACAACATGGGCGGCATCGAAGCGGTGAAGCGGGAGATCTCCCAGCGCCTCGGCCGCCCCATCCAGCACCACCTGGTCGTCAACCTCTCCTTGATCCGCCAGATGGCCGATGTCCTCGGGGGCATCGAGGTGGACGTCCCCAAGCGCATGGTCTATGTCGACCGCAGCCAGGGGCTGTCGATCGATCTGCAACCCGGGATGCAGACCCTGCGCGGCAAGGATCTGGAGGGCTTCCTGCGCTTCCGCCACGACGAGACCGGCGACCTGGGGCGCATGGATCGCCAGCAGCTGGCCCTGAAGTCCCTGTTCCGCAAGCTCACCCGGCCCGAGTACCTCGTGCGGCTGCCGGCCCTGATGATGGCCGCCCGCAAGGACATCAAGACCGACCTCGGACCCATGGAGCTGGGGGGATTGATCACGGCCATGGGCAGCACCCAGCTCGACACCCAGCGGCTGGACGGCCGCCCCTTCTACAAGGACGGCATCAGCTACTGGGACGCCGTCTGGCCAGCCCCGGAGAACGACCCCCTCGAGGCCGGCAACGAGGGCCAGGCCAACGCTACGAACGGCCGCCACCGTTTCCTTTTCTGA
- a CDS encoding TolC family protein: MSSKLGAGWGEREAMGGSGTRRPLARWILAGTVPGMVLSLVLGPGPVAGQPLPAASAGDVRRLERRWNELDRQIRALEELLPAEAAPHQGVGSARPFLPEALLGPAEDSAVPGPPQDRAPLPPLALPEAGNLRPGQLQALSLEQSLAIGFANSPGLQARREAVAASLAELQSQMGTYWPRISAYANGGTDQASSSFFSPTGTGTLFPPANPFFIPPGGRGSLNTNTNGVAGGLELRYALLDFARTPKARAALARLRGSRLDYADALRRLQLSLSESYYQLQRADQLVRIREAIVRNDLLILQDSLDLKQAGLVPRLDVLRRQAIEADGQEQLIAALAERAVARRRLAALLNLPPQLTPTASDPIRLQPRWPLDLEASLLASFRDNPELEGLLATREALLRQKDAVAAELLPKLSLFASAGAGASNANNWNVRVADGGCCGATVPTSLNTYGTDWSVGLAVSWLLFDAGTTRGQARALARRGAAVAQQYAAQRNDIRLRIEQAFLGHEASLARLVAARRGVAASLEAFRDARLRYQAGLSSELDLSNTQERLIASLVGRLEATVNVNITYAQLLRELLPMPTDPDAAVPARLQWTP, encoded by the coding sequence ATGTCGAGCAAACTGGGCGCCGGATGGGGGGAACGGGAGGCCATGGGGGGCAGCGGAACGCGGCGGCCGCTGGCCAGGTGGATCCTCGCCGGGACGGTGCCCGGGATGGTGCTGAGTCTCGTCCTCGGACCGGGGCCCGTCGCAGGCCAGCCCCTGCCAGCGGCCAGTGCCGGCGACGTCCGGCGCCTCGAGCGCCGCTGGAATGAACTGGATCGCCAGATCCGTGCCCTCGAGGAGCTGCTCCCCGCCGAGGCGGCCCCCCACCAAGGGGTCGGATCCGCCAGGCCGTTCCTGCCGGAGGCGCTGCTGGGGCCTGCGGAAGACAGCGCGGTTCCCGGGCCACCGCAGGACAGGGCTCCCCTGCCGCCCCTGGCGCTGCCGGAGGCGGGCAACCTGCGCCCAGGCCAGCTTCAGGCCCTGAGCCTGGAGCAGTCGCTGGCGATCGGCTTCGCCAACAGTCCCGGCCTCCAGGCCCGCCGTGAAGCGGTGGCAGCGTCCCTCGCCGAGCTGCAGAGCCAGATGGGCACCTACTGGCCGCGGATCTCCGCCTATGCCAACGGCGGCACCGACCAGGCAAGCAGCAGCTTTTTCTCCCCCACCGGCACCGGGACCCTTTTCCCCCCCGCCAACCCCTTCTTCATCCCCCCCGGCGGCCGAGGCTCGCTCAACACCAACACCAACGGGGTCGCCGGCGGCCTCGAGCTGCGCTACGCGCTGCTGGATTTCGCCCGCACGCCGAAGGCGCGGGCCGCCCTGGCGCGACTGCGCGGCAGCCGCCTCGACTACGCCGATGCCCTGCGGCGGCTGCAGCTGTCCCTGAGCGAGAGCTACTACCAGCTGCAGCGGGCCGACCAGCTGGTGCGCATCCGCGAGGCCATCGTGCGTAACGACCTGCTGATCCTGCAGGACAGCCTGGACCTCAAGCAGGCCGGGCTGGTGCCCCGGCTCGACGTGCTGCGGCGGCAGGCGATCGAAGCGGACGGCCAGGAGCAGCTGATCGCGGCCCTGGCGGAACGGGCGGTCGCCCGCCGCCGGCTGGCGGCCCTGCTCAACCTGCCGCCCCAGCTGACACCCACCGCCAGCGACCCGATCCGCCTGCAGCCGCGCTGGCCCCTCGACCTTGAGGCCAGCCTGCTGGCCTCCTTCCGGGACAACCCGGAACTGGAAGGCCTCCTGGCCACCCGGGAGGCGCTGCTGCGCCAGAAGGACGCGGTCGCCGCCGAACTGCTGCCGAAGCTGTCCCTGTTCGCCAGCGCCGGCGCCGGGGCCAGCAACGCCAACAACTGGAACGTACGGGTCGCCGACGGCGGCTGCTGCGGCGCCACGGTGCCCACCTCCCTCAACACCTACGGCACCGACTGGTCGGTGGGGCTGGCGGTGAGCTGGCTGCTCTTCGATGCCGGCACCACCCGGGGCCAGGCCCGGGCCCTGGCCCGCCGCGGCGCCGCGGTGGCCCAGCAGTACGCCGCCCAGCGCAACGACATCCGGCTGCGGATCGAGCAGGCCTTCCTGGGCCACGAGGCCAGCCTGGCGCGGCTGGTGGCCGCCAGGCGGGGTGTGGCGGCGAGCCTGGAGGCCTTCCGGGACGCCCGCCTGCGCTACCAGGCAGGGCTGAGCAGCGAGCTGGATCTCTCCAACACCCAGGAACGGTTGATCGCCAGCCTGGTCGGGCGCCTGGAGGCCACCGTGAACGTAAACATCACCTACGCCCAGCTGCTGCGCGAACTCCTGCCCATGCCGACGGACCCGGATGCTGCGGTTCCGGCACGCCTGCAATGGACCCCATGA
- a CDS encoding FUSC family protein, whose translation MRSALLRNSLRLGVAAFLTAALSLWFERIAYVWYPMLAVVTVMEDGDDLSLQAARVRVFGTITGGLVTFLVHTLLSGWPGVLVSLLLMLPLLRWLGWQSAAGTATLVSLMFLMIPSHVALNWDYVFNRTLDTAVGCVIAIVVGLLFWPRRGLDRMLRLEAGLRQGYAAQLEQLRSWLEGRGERPQPLPPARLSHDLVAMEQLLAQERRGPHGQRLQRQRWPQRLLLWATVQHHWVQWERLLGGLPDRLGLDTEAAGEPTGDPLQAGMARMAALLRGDTLPVLAPDPGPWQSLARHRSLPLLPLLALAEEQQPLLASLRTLSLVARC comes from the coding sequence GTGCGGTCCGCCCTGCTTCGCAACAGCCTGAGGCTTGGGGTGGCCGCCTTCCTCACCGCCGCACTGTCCCTCTGGTTCGAGCGGATCGCCTACGTCTGGTATCCGATGCTGGCCGTGGTCACGGTCATGGAGGACGGGGACGACCTCAGCCTCCAGGCCGCCCGGGTGCGGGTCTTCGGCACCATCACCGGAGGGCTGGTCACCTTCCTGGTCCACACCCTGCTGTCCGGGTGGCCGGGGGTGCTGGTGTCGCTGCTGCTGATGCTGCCCCTGCTGCGCTGGCTGGGCTGGCAGTCGGCCGCCGGGACCGCGACGCTGGTCAGCCTGATGTTCCTGATGATCCCCAGCCATGTGGCCCTGAACTGGGATTACGTCTTCAACCGCACCCTGGACACGGCCGTCGGCTGCGTCATCGCCATCGTGGTGGGGCTGCTGTTCTGGCCCCGGCGGGGACTCGACCGGATGCTGCGGCTGGAGGCCGGGCTGCGCCAGGGCTATGCCGCCCAGCTGGAGCAGTTGCGCAGCTGGCTCGAGGGTCGTGGCGAGCGGCCCCAGCCCCTGCCCCCGGCCAGGCTCAGCCACGACCTGGTGGCGATGGAGCAGCTGCTGGCCCAGGAGCGGCGCGGACCCCATGGCCAGCGGCTGCAACGGCAGCGCTGGCCCCAGCGGCTGCTGCTGTGGGCCACGGTCCAGCACCACTGGGTGCAGTGGGAGCGGCTGCTGGGGGGCCTCCCCGACCGGCTGGGCCTGGACACGGAGGCGGCCGGGGAGCCGACCGGCGATCCCCTGCAGGCCGGCATGGCACGCATGGCGGCCCTGCTCCGGGGGGACACCCTGCCGGTGCTGGCCCCGGACCCCGGGCCCTGGCAGAGCCTGGCCCGGCACCGCTCCCTGCCGCTGCTGCCGCTGCTGGCCCTGGCCGAGGAGCAGCAGCCGCTGCTGGCCAGCCTGCGCACCCTCAGCCTGGTGGCCCGATGCTGA
- a CDS encoding ABC transporter ATP-binding protein, translated as MSPAAVRPVDAPPGSAPTAAGLRRLLRSLRPHRRLAALAAACSILNKLFDLAPPVLIGLAVDVVVQQRTSWLAGLGFTTVPGQLGVLAVLSFLIWSAESLFEYLYALLWRRLAQTVQHELRIEAYDHLQHLEMGFFEAGSSGRLLTVLNDDINQLERFLDQGANEILQLITTVLAVGGAMVVLSPTVAGVSFLPIPVILWGSLRFQRRLAPRYREVRERAGDLASLLSNNLGGMLTIKSYAAEDWEKQRLIAQSQAYRVSNGRAIRLSAAFIPLIRFAILFAFIAILVIGGLQAWRGAIAIGTYSFLVFITQRLLWPLTTLGRTLDDYQRAMASTHRVMDLLDTPVAIPSGSRPLPIADVRGQIRFERVDFAYGGRERLLEAFDLEIPAGATLGIVGATGSGKSTIVKLLLRLYPIQAGRILLDGVAIETLSLQDLRRAIGLVSQEVFLFHGTVAENIAYGSFAATRAAIERAAGLAEAAGFIEALPQGYDTLVGERGLRLSGGQRQRIALARAILKDPPVLVLDEATAAVDNETEAAIQRSLDRITASRTTLVIAHRLSTVRHADRIVVMDQGRIVESGGHGELLARNGAYAALWRVQTGLRPEEALR; from the coding sequence GTGAGTCCGGCGGCGGTCAGGCCCGTTGATGCCCCCCCGGGGTCAGCCCCGACAGCGGCAGGGCTTCGCCGTCTGCTGCGCAGCCTGCGGCCCCACCGCAGGCTGGCCGCCCTGGCGGCCGCCTGCTCGATCCTCAACAAGCTCTTCGACCTGGCCCCCCCCGTTCTCATCGGCCTGGCGGTCGATGTGGTGGTCCAGCAGCGCACCTCCTGGCTGGCTGGCCTCGGCTTCACCACCGTGCCGGGCCAGCTGGGGGTGCTGGCGGTGCTCTCGTTCCTGATCTGGAGCGCCGAGTCCCTGTTCGAGTACCTCTACGCCCTGCTCTGGCGACGCCTGGCCCAGACGGTGCAGCATGAGCTGCGCATCGAGGCCTACGACCACCTCCAGCACCTGGAGATGGGCTTCTTCGAGGCCGGCAGCAGCGGGCGTCTGCTGACGGTCCTCAACGACGACATCAACCAGCTGGAGCGCTTCCTCGACCAGGGCGCCAACGAGATCCTGCAGCTGATCACCACCGTCCTGGCGGTGGGCGGGGCCATGGTGGTCCTCTCCCCCACGGTGGCCGGGGTCTCCTTCCTGCCGATCCCGGTGATCCTCTGGGGCTCGCTCCGCTTCCAGCGCCGACTGGCCCCCCGCTACCGGGAGGTGCGGGAGCGGGCCGGCGACCTGGCCAGCCTGCTCAGCAACAACCTCGGCGGCATGCTCACCATCAAGAGCTACGCGGCGGAGGACTGGGAGAAGCAACGGCTGATCGCCCAGAGCCAGGCCTACCGGGTCAGCAACGGCCGGGCCATCCGCCTCTCGGCCGCCTTCATTCCCCTGATCCGGTTTGCGATTCTCTTCGCCTTCATCGCCATCCTCGTGATCGGCGGACTCCAGGCCTGGAGAGGCGCCATCGCCATCGGCACCTATTCGTTCCTGGTCTTCATCACCCAGCGGTTGCTGTGGCCGCTCACCACCCTGGGCCGCACCCTCGACGACTACCAGCGCGCCATGGCGTCCACCCACCGGGTGATGGACCTGCTGGACACCCCCGTTGCCATCCCCAGCGGCAGCCGGCCGCTCCCCATCGCCGATGTCCGCGGCCAGATCCGCTTCGAGCGGGTCGACTTCGCCTACGGCGGACGCGAGCGGCTGCTCGAAGCCTTCGACCTGGAGATTCCCGCCGGCGCCACCCTGGGGATCGTGGGAGCCACAGGTTCCGGCAAGAGCACGATCGTCAAGCTGCTGCTGCGGCTCTACCCCATCCAGGCGGGGCGGATCCTGCTGGATGGCGTGGCGATCGAGACGCTGTCCCTGCAGGACCTGCGCCGAGCCATCGGCCTCGTGAGCCAGGAGGTGTTCCTGTTCCACGGCACCGTGGCCGAGAACATCGCCTACGGCAGCTTCGCCGCCACCCGCGCGGCCATCGAACGGGCGGCCGGCCTGGCGGAAGCAGCGGGGTTCATCGAGGCGCTGCCCCAGGGGTACGACACCTTGGTGGGGGAGCGGGGCCTGCGCCTGTCCGGAGGCCAGCGGCAGCGCATCGCCCTGGCCCGGGCGATCCTCAAGGATCCGCCGGTGCTGGTGCTGGATGAGGCCACCGCCGCCGTCGACAACGAAACCGAGGCGGCGATCCAGCGCTCCCTCGATCGCATCACGGCCTCCCGCACCACCCTGGTGATCGCCCACCGCCTGAGCACGGTGCGCCACGCCGACCGCATCGTGGTGATGGATCAGGGACGCATCGTCGAGAGCGGTGGGCACGGCGAACTGCTGGCCAGAAACGGGGCCTATGCGGCGCTCTGGCGGGTGCAGACGGGGCTGAGACCGGAGGAGGCCCTGCGCTGA
- a CDS encoding MgtC/SapB family protein codes for MVLSLSPDLEALLRLGMAVLCGLAVGINRAHHGSRAHPNRLRVHVLVGMSACLMVLAAGPDAQARSRVIQGVAAGIGFLGAGEILVPPVRSKHGIPEVRGLSSAASIWFTAALGVTVAVSSPVPVLMALGLALITLSVRDDGPITGNGGDGEKPPEVFRKGNGGGRS; via the coding sequence ATGGTTCTCTCGCTGAGCCCGGATCTGGAGGCCCTGCTGCGGCTGGGGATGGCGGTGCTCTGCGGATTGGCGGTGGGCATCAACCGGGCGCACCACGGCAGCCGTGCCCACCCCAACCGGCTACGGGTTCATGTGCTGGTGGGGATGAGTGCCTGCCTGATGGTCCTGGCGGCCGGCCCCGATGCCCAGGCCCGCAGCCGCGTGATTCAGGGGGTGGCGGCCGGCATCGGCTTCCTGGGAGCCGGCGAGATTCTGGTGCCTCCGGTGCGTTCGAAGCACGGCATCCCCGAGGTGCGGGGCCTGAGCAGTGCCGCCTCGATCTGGTTCACGGCGGCCCTGGGGGTCACCGTGGCCGTCTCCAGCCCGGTGCCGGTGCTGATGGCCCTCGGCCTGGCCCTGATCACCCTCTCCGTTCGCGACGATGGGCCCATCACCGGTAACGGCGGTGATGGGGAGAAGCCGCCCGAGGTGTTCAGAAAAGGAAACGGTGGCGGCCGTTCGTAG